The nucleotide window CCCTTCTGAAATCGGTTCAACTTTGAGTTTACATGCTTTGTCCGAACAACGTCCCCTTACATTTCGAATAGATTCTCCAGGCAACGCTTTGAGTTCCCTGTGAATATCAGCATAGTCACCATCAAATGCGTATGAAATCGATTCTTCAACATGGACTACCCCGCTGGCATTAACAGTTATATCTGTCTTAGCTCCTTCCAATGAGTACTTTGCACTGGCTAAAGACACCAGGCATAGAGTAAGCAGCAAAAGGAGAATTATTTTCGATAAAATTGTTTTCAATAGCGCAGAATTAAGACTCACTCCTCTGGCAGCTTCACAAGAAGCATTTAAAAACTCCAATCAAATTTCCCCCAATCCTGTATTATTTCCCGAGAATTATATTATCCAGAATATTATTAATATTTGGGTCTAAACCGACTCTCAGATACTTACATTTTAGAAAGTAGAAGAAAGTAGAAGAAAGTAGAAGAAAGTAAAAGAAAGTAAAAGAAATGAAATAAGTAGAAAAAAAGTAAAAACAAGTGGAAAAAAGTAAAAATAAGTGGAAAAAAGTAAAAATAACTGGAAAAAGTGGAAAAAAGTATAAAGAAGTAAAAATAAGTGAAAACAAGTGGAAGAAAGCAGAAGAAAGTATAAAAGGACAGATATAAGTCAGGATAAGTGCCTTTTATAAAGTGTTTATTCTTTTTACAAGGCACATCGAAATGTAGTTCCACAAACTATAGTCTATTGAATTAATCCAGATAAAAAGATAAAGATTAAGCTTCATTTTATGGCTTTTATCCTGGTCTGCATGAACTTCCTCTGCTCATGTCCGTAAACTAAGAAATGCTGAGATACTACATTTCTCGTAGCCGGAAGTGTCTCTAATCAGATAAAAACAAACCTTCTCACCAGTTTTGAAACTCGCGCTTTCGTTAGAGGCCATTTCATCATGTATGAGTCAATTTACTCTTTATCTGAAGTCCTTTTTTCCGAGGCCGTTTTTTTGAGACTCTGTACTTTTCGATCTTCTGCTTCAGTTTCATCTGATTCGAATTCTTTAGCCTCAAATTCCTCAGCTTCAAATTCCTCAGCTTCAAATTCTTCAGCTTCGAAACTTTCGGTCTCAAATCTTTCGGTTTCAAAGCCTTCTTCCAGGGCTTCTTCAAGCTCCCATTCTTCCACAGTACCTCTTTCAACCCTGCTTTCTGTATTTTCTTTTATATCTTCTGCGCTTTTGCCTGTCTGGCTCTTAATTTCGCGGATTGTTTCATCAAGCTCCCTTTTAACTCCGTACTTTCGGAAAAAATGATTTAAAACGTTTGAAACGTCCCTCTCGAGAATTTCGTCGGCGTGGGGGTGTTCAGGAGTAACATACTGAGGCCAGTCAATTAACTGGACTCCATCTTCGGAAGCAAAAATATTATACTCACTTAGATCGGCGTGGATAATTCCCAGTGAATAGGTAATTTTTACCTGTTTGAGGATCTCATCGAGATACCATTCAGGGTCAATAAGTTTTGTTTTTGAAAGAAGGCTACCTTTTGCAAGTTCCATGACTATTGCATGCCTGTTATGGTCAAAGGGCTTCGGGATTGAGACCTCTGGATACAGGGTGGTCATGATGTCATACTCCCGCTGGGCGGCAAGTCTGGATGCATAGATCCAGGAAAAATGTTCTCTTTCCCCAAGGTGCTCACGCACACGTTTTATTTGCTTGAAACTTGTCCTCCCTTCCCTGTGAAACTTGATCACTACCGGAACAGGTTCGCCAATTGAAAGCTCAGGCGGGAGGATTGCTTCATAAATTACCGATTCTTTCCCTACTCCGACTTCGTCCCCTATTGCACTGATACTTTTTCGCTTGACAAAGGCATTAAGGGCAAGGACATCGTATCCCTCAAAGTAAATCTGAAAACCTTCGTAAGGCTGTGTGATCCTGACAACAAGCTTATTCCTCACAAGTTTTTTCAGTCTGTATTCCAGCTTTTCAAAGGGCAGCCTGGTGTATTTATTCAGTTCTTCCATTGGCACCCATTCAAAATGCTTCATTCCGGTCTCAATACCAGTCAGGATCCTGAAATCCTTTGAGTCAAGATCTTTAAAAACCCTCAGCGCTTCGTCGATCATCTTGATACTAGATATATCCCTCGATATTTAAATAATAGGTATCATACTCCAGTTTCACTGCCAGCGTTATGCCAGTCGAGTGTTCCTCATCAATTTTTCTCCGACTTTCGTATTCTGGAAGGTAAACACCTGTCTAGCATACTTTAAATAGCAGGGCGAGAAGAAGGGTTTCTGCTAATTATTTTGCTCAATAATTGAAACGAAACAAAATAGCAATTTTAGAAGAATATATAAGGAAGTTAATATAAGATATATGAGAAAAATGTGGGATGAGAAAATGTGGGTGACTCTGAGAGAACCCTGATATTAAAAGCATTTATCATTTGTCTAGGAGCTTGAGAAAACTACATAAACTTTTTTCGAAGGGACTATGAATAAAAAAACTGTCTTGGATAAAATAGATGAATTGTCTTTAATTTATGAAAATGGCATTTTATCACATCCCTACTGGTATATTCCACCGAATAAAAGATATTTAATTGCGATCCACGATGAACTATTTCAGGGGAAGTCCGAACTTAAACTAACATTAAATGAGGTCGCAGCCTTGTTATTGACCCATAATTTAATCGAATTGGATTAACTGCAGGAAGAAATTAGTGCTAATAAGAGCTGTAAAAATCAGAATTAAACTGATGCGCACACCAAAGGAATTAGCGATATCTATTTTTGTACTACGACCCAACACATGCTCCACATACCTGATTACGAGCATATATCCGGAAGCTATTTACAATGATAATGACTGTCATCGCCCAGGATACTGACAGGTATTTAAGGGCATCCTGCGTGAAGGTCTTGTTTGTAGAAGTACTAGCTGCACATTAAATACAAGTTATGGGTATTAAAGACAAGATTAAGACATTAAAGACATAAATAAACGTTAAAAAAGGAAACAAGCGTTAAAAAAGGAAATAAGCGTTAAAAAAGGAAACAAGCGTTAAAAAAGGAAACAAGCGTTAAAAAAGGAAATAAACGTTAAAAAATAAACGGATATTAAAGAGAAGAAATAAGCATTAAGAGAAGCGATAAACTGAAAGATAAAGCATAAATGTTACAGACAAGAAATGAACATTAAAGATAACTAGTAAATGTCAAAGATGAAAGATAGACGTTAAAGATAAGAAATAGAAAAGCTAAATGAAGTTACACACATCAAGCTGTCAATATTAAGTGTTTTTTCCACTCCATAATAGTGGATTCCAAAATTGATTATCAACCATTATGGAGCGAACTCTGTTTGAAATCCTTCATTTTGATGGAATAGGAGACACTTGTTTGCTCATCGCTTTTAGTTTTTTGATTGCTGAGATAGTTGCCTGAGATTCTTTATAAACCCTGTCTTCGTAATAACTAATGATCTCGTCGACCGGAACCGCAAGAGAATAGATCTTCATCGGTCGCCCTTTTCCGGGTTTTTTTTCCGAATGTATACTAACCCAGGATTGATTGCACATTAGCCTCATTGCAAGACTGACTTCGGGTTGTCTTAATCCAGTACTTATTTCAATTTCCCGGGATGAAGCTTCGTCTACATTCATAAGATAAGCCACGGTTGTAGCGGCATTTTTTGACATCCCAAGATTATTTAACGCTTTAATAAAAATATAATCATTCTCATCCAACACTTTTACTTCAAAGTCTTTCATAATAACCTCTTAATATTTTGAGTTTATAGATAGTTTATCAACTTAAAAAAATTTTTTATATTACTTTATAAGTAGGTAATAACTTATAAACATTTTCAAAATATATACATTTGCGTGATAAATGATGTATTGACATTTTGAAA belongs to Methanosarcina barkeri 3 and includes:
- a CDS encoding serine/threonine-protein kinase RIO2, translating into MIDEALRVFKDLDSKDFRILTGIETGMKHFEWVPMEELNKYTRLPFEKLEYRLKKLVRNKLVVRITQPYEGFQIYFEGYDVLALNAFVKRKSISAIGDEVGVGKESVIYEAILPPELSIGEPVPVVIKFHREGRTSFKQIKRVREHLGEREHFSWIYASRLAAQREYDIMTTLYPEVSIPKPFDHNRHAIVMELAKGSLLSKTKLIDPEWYLDEILKQVKITYSLGIIHADLSEYNIFASEDGVQLIDWPQYVTPEHPHADEILERDVSNVLNHFFRKYGVKRELDETIREIKSQTGKSAEDIKENTESRVERGTVEEWELEEALEEGFETERFETESFEAEEFEAEEFEAEEFEAKEFESDETEAEDRKVQSLKKTASEKRTSDKE
- a CDS encoding transcriptional regulator protein, which gives rise to MKDFEVKVLDENDYIFIKALNNLGMSKNAATTVAYLMNVDEASSREIEISTGLRQPEVSLAMRLMCNQSWVSIHSEKKPGKGRPMKIYSLAVPVDEIISYYEDRVYKESQATISAIKKLKAMSKQVSPIPSK